In bacterium, the genomic window TGAATGCGCACGGTGCGCGCGTAGCGGGCATCGGCGTCGGGGCCGAACGCGTCCACGTCAATGCCGAGTTGGCGATAGTGCCGGAGGGTCCCGTCGTCGGCGGGAAACAGGCCGAACTTGGCGCCGAGTTCGACCGCCATGTTCGCGATCGTCAGGCGGCCCGCGACGTCCACCGCGCCGGCCGCCGGCCCGCCAAATTCCAGCGCCTGGTACTGGGCGCCGTCGGTGCCGATCTGTCCGGCCAGGGCGAGCACCACGTCCTTCCACATGACGCCCACGGCGAGCCGGCCGGCCAGCTCCACCAGGATCGTCGGAGGGACCTGAAACCACAGCTCTCCGGTCGCCAGGACGTAGGTCATTTCCGAGGTCCCGATTCCGGTGCCGCCGATCCCGAGGGCGCCGGCGGTCGTCGTGTGGGAATCGGTACCCACGAGCAGTTGCCCGGGCTGCGCCAACCCTTGCTCGGCGACGAGCTGGTGGCAGATGCCCGTGCCGGCGTCGAAAAAGTGCAGAATCTCGAACTCACGCACGTAATCGCGGATGCGGCGGTGAACCTCGGCGGCGGCCACCGACGGCGAGGGTACCAGGTGATCCAGCACGACCACGACGCGGGCCCGGTCCCACACCGACGCGAAGCCCGATCCGCGGAGCAGGTCGAACGCCGGAACCGCGAAGATGTCGTGGAGGAGCGCCAAATCCACGCGTCCCGTGACGAACTGGCCGGGAACCACGTCGGGCCGGCCGGAGGCGCGAGCGAAGATCTTCTCCGCCATGGTCATTCCCATCGGGGGCCCTCCCGATCGCGACGGCATGCCAACAGCCGCCCGACCAAACGGTCGGTTGATGTTCACTATGGGGCCGCACCCCGGCCAAGACAATGAAGCGTCCGCTTCATTGTGGTGATGCAAACGCTCCCGGCCGCCCGACCGAGGGATGAACTAGCCGGTGATGTGCATCTGATAGCCGCCGCGGAACGCCCGGCGCTCCGCAAAGCGCGTGATGCTGAACGCCTCGAGATCGACGTAGGAGCAGCGGCCGGTGACGACGTATTCCGCGATCGCCTCGCCCGTGGCCGGGCAAAGCTTGAACGAGTTGCCGCTGCCGCCGACGACTTGAAGGTAGCCGCGCACGCCTGGCACGGGGCCGAAGATCAGGTGGTAATCCGGGCTGATACCGTCGGGTCCCGACCATGAGCGCACGCGGGACATCCGGTCCGCCCACGGACAGCGCCGGACCAGATTGTCATGGATCTCCGCCTCGAAGAGCACCGGGGGACGCGGCGGGACGGCGTCCGGGTCAAGAACGTGTGTCTCCAACTCCGCGTTCTCGGACGAACCTCCGCCGGCCAGCATGAGGCCCGTCGCGTCCGGCCGGCAGTACGTCATGGTGGTCATGTCGATCCAGGTCGGGCTCGCACGATTCCACCCGCGGTACTGTGGGTTGAACGCCACCATCTGCAACAATCCCGGCCTCACAGGGATCTCCACGCCCACCATCCGGGCAATCCCGGCTGCCCACGCCCCGGCGCAGTTGACGACGAGCGACGTCCGAATCGGGCCCTGGTCCGTCACCACTCCGGACACGGCCCCGTTCCGGACGATGTCGATCACGGTGACGCCGGGATAGATCGTCGCGCCGAGCTCCCTTGCCTTGTCCACGAACGCCACGGCGGCGGAGTAGGGGTCCGCATAGCCCGCGTCCGCTTCGTACGCGGCGACCCCGAGGCCGTCGCTCGCGAACTCCGGGATCCAGCCGCGGACCTCCCCGGGATCGATCAGCTCGGTGTCCACGCCCACCTGCCGTTGCATTGCGACGACCCGCTTCATGTTGAGGACATCGCCCGCGCCGGCGGTGGCGATGAAGCCGTTCCGCACGTAATCGACCGGACGCCCGAGCTCGGCCTCCAGGTGCGGCCAGAGTTGGGCCGCCCGGTGCGCAAGCCGGACCATCGACGGGTTGGAATAGTGACACCGGATGATGCCGCCCGACGCCCCGGACGACGCCGCGCCGATGCCGCGGCGCTCGACCAGCGCGACCTGCTTGCCGGCTTTGGCGAGGTGATACGCCACGCTCGCCCCGTGGACTCCTCCGCCGATCACGACGATTTCGGCCTCAGGAGTCACGGCAGGTCTCCTTCCCGGCATCAGGCCACCCGGCGCACGTCCGACGCCTGAAGGCCTTCCAACCCTCGGAAGATGGTGAACTCCACTTCCTCTCCTTCGCGGAGGAACGCCGGACCGGGTGTGCCGACCGCCGAGTAGTGCACGAAGACCTTGGTCCCGGCCGGCGACTCGATAAAGCCAAATCCGGCGTTGA contains:
- a CDS encoding 3-isopropylmalate dehydratase large subunit, which encodes MGMTMAEKIFARASGRPDVVPGQFVTGRVDLALLHDIFAVPAFDLLRGSGFASVWDRARVVVVLDHLVPSPSVAAAEVHRRIRDYVREFEILHFFDAGTGICHQLVAEQGLAQPGQLLVGTDSHTTTAGALGIGGTGIGTSEMTYVLATGELWFQVPPTILVELAGRLAVGVMWKDVVLALAGQIGTDGAQYQALEFGGPAAGAVDVAGRLTIANMAVELGAKFGLFPADDGTLRHYRQLGIDVDAFGPDADARYARTVRIQLETLGPQVAVPHAVDRVKPVEAVEGTPIDQAFLGSCTNGRLEDLRVAARILAGHRVHPRTRLLVAPASWQVERQAMAEGLLETLVDAGALLMPAGCGPCFGGHGGVLAAGERCIGTHNRNFPGRMGSPQAEIFLASPATVAATAIRGRITDPRRLLCPVPRGPWRARGTGLGLGPPAQEIP
- a CDS encoding FAD-binding oxidoreductase translates to MTPEAEIVVIGGGVHGASVAYHLAKAGKQVALVERRGIGAASSGASGGIIRCHYSNPSMVRLAHRAAQLWPHLEAELGRPVDYVRNGFIATAGAGDVLNMKRVVAMQRQVGVDTELIDPGEVRGWIPEFASDGLGVAAYEADAGYADPYSAAVAFVDKARELGATIYPGVTVIDIVRNGAVSGVVTDQGPIRTSLVVNCAGAWAAGIARMVGVEIPVRPGLLQMVAFNPQYRGWNRASPTWIDMTTMTYCRPDATGLMLAGGGSSENAELETHVLDPDAVPPRPPVLFEAEIHDNLVRRCPWADRMSRVRSWSGPDGISPDYHLIFGPVPGVRGYLQVVGGSGNSFKLCPATGEAIAEYVVTGRCSYVDLEAFSITRFAERRAFRGGYQMHITG
- a CDS encoding cold shock domain-containing protein, which translates into the protein MTVSLERVRGRVTWFSVNAGFGFIESPAGTKVFVHYSAVGTPGPAFLREGEEVEFTIFRGLEGLQASDVRRVA